In Pseudoduganella albidiflava, a single window of DNA contains:
- a CDS encoding TonB-dependent receptor plug domain-containing protein, translating into MPAAMAQQQPASEPVQVATPQQMQTVSIVGSRRATSSATDTVVPIDVIPLTAAAEKGGQFDLSQTLTNISPSFNSTRQSGADGADLVDSAALRGLGSDQTLVLVNGKRRHTSSLVNLFGARNRGNTGTDLNAIPMLAIRDVQVLRDGAAAQYGSDAIAGVMDIGLKKSLGCEAVTGYGQYSAGDGENWLASAYCGIALGGGVVGITGEYLDRGRSDRSEPDNPRIIGDSKTENQTLYVNGEIPTGVAGGTGRFYFTGGVQKRDASSAAFGRGGVGTDDIPSRNSAAMYPEGFVPFINGDMDDRTAIIGHRARLGEWNADISQTYGYNRLMYDISNTLNASIANADLLGGGQGISPDHFDAGGFSFEQWTTNADFARYFDGVMGKGLNVAFGGEYRVEKYKIFAGEPGSYVDADGVGEGGNAGSQGFPGFQPGDVTNARRHSTALYLDLEADLTDAAKLQGAVRWEKYSDFGSTVTGKLAGSYRVAPAALLRASASTGFRAPSLQQAFFSSTFTDFIGGVPTDVVLAPNGGAVARLAGIPNLKEEKSTSFTLGTTWTPTDTISVTADLYHIKIKDRIVLSGRFDADNYPELAARLSTLGVGQAQFFVNSVDTKTQGLDLTASHRGTLFGNRLTTFLAANFSKTTVEDIHAPASLAGFEDVLLSERERLFIEQGGPRRKATLGFSYVTGPLDTDFKIIHFGPQTLGTFSGTAAGVPNLYYKAKTSADLSLSYSVNQNIKFTAGANNIFGAKPTAQNPDETDNGFKYDSVQFGLNGTSYFARLHVKF; encoded by the coding sequence ATGCCTGCCGCAATGGCGCAGCAACAACCGGCATCCGAGCCGGTGCAGGTAGCGACGCCGCAGCAGATGCAGACCGTGAGCATCGTCGGTTCACGCCGCGCCACCAGTTCCGCCACCGATACCGTGGTGCCGATCGACGTGATCCCGCTCACCGCCGCCGCCGAGAAAGGCGGCCAGTTCGACCTGTCGCAGACGCTGACCAATATCTCGCCCTCGTTCAACTCCACCCGCCAGTCGGGTGCGGACGGCGCCGACCTGGTCGACTCGGCCGCGCTGCGCGGCCTGGGCTCGGACCAGACCCTGGTGCTGGTGAACGGCAAGCGCCGCCACACGTCGTCGCTGGTGAACCTGTTCGGCGCGCGTAACCGGGGCAACACGGGCACCGACCTGAACGCGATCCCGATGCTGGCGATCCGCGACGTGCAGGTGCTGCGCGACGGCGCCGCGGCGCAATACGGCTCCGATGCGATCGCCGGCGTGATGGATATCGGCCTGAAGAAAAGCCTGGGCTGCGAAGCCGTCACCGGCTACGGCCAGTACTCGGCCGGCGACGGCGAGAACTGGCTGGCATCGGCCTACTGCGGCATCGCGCTGGGCGGCGGCGTGGTCGGCATCACCGGCGAATACCTGGACCGCGGCCGCTCCGACCGCTCCGAGCCGGACAACCCGCGCATCATCGGCGACTCGAAGACCGAGAACCAGACGCTGTACGTGAACGGCGAAATCCCCACCGGCGTGGCCGGCGGCACGGGCAGGTTCTACTTCACCGGCGGCGTGCAGAAGCGCGACGCCTCGTCCGCCGCCTTCGGCCGCGGCGGCGTCGGCACCGACGATATCCCGAGCCGCAACTCGGCGGCCATGTATCCGGAAGGCTTCGTGCCCTTCATCAATGGCGACATGGATGACCGCACCGCCATCATCGGCCACCGCGCCCGGCTGGGCGAGTGGAATGCCGACATCTCGCAGACCTACGGCTACAACCGCCTGATGTACGACATCAGCAACACGCTGAACGCGTCGATCGCCAATGCCGACCTGCTCGGTGGCGGCCAGGGCATCAGCCCCGACCACTTCGATGCAGGCGGCTTCTCGTTCGAGCAGTGGACCACCAATGCCGACTTCGCGCGCTACTTCGACGGCGTGATGGGCAAGGGCCTGAACGTGGCATTCGGTGGCGAATACCGCGTCGAGAAATACAAGATCTTCGCCGGCGAGCCGGGCTCCTACGTGGATGCCGATGGCGTGGGCGAAGGCGGCAATGCCGGCAGCCAGGGCTTCCCCGGCTTCCAGCCCGGCGACGTGACGAATGCGCGCCGCCACAGCACCGCCCTGTACCTCGACCTGGAAGCGGACCTCACCGACGCGGCCAAGCTGCAAGGCGCGGTGCGCTGGGAAAAATACAGCGACTTCGGCTCCACCGTGACCGGCAAGCTGGCCGGCAGCTACCGCGTGGCGCCGGCCGCCCTGCTGCGCGCTTCGGCCAGCACCGGCTTCCGCGCGCCGTCGCTGCAGCAGGCGTTCTTCTCCTCGACCTTCACCGACTTCATCGGCGGCGTGCCGACCGACGTGGTGCTGGCCCCGAACGGCGGCGCCGTCGCCAGGCTGGCCGGCATCCCGAACCTGAAGGAAGAAAAGTCCACCAGCTTCACGCTGGGCACCACGTGGACGCCGACCGACACGATCTCCGTCACGGCCGACCTGTACCACATCAAGATCAAGGACCGCATCGTGCTGTCCGGCCGCTTCGATGCCGACAACTACCCGGAACTGGCCGCGCGCCTGTCGACGCTGGGCGTGGGCCAGGCACAGTTCTTCGTCAACTCGGTGGACACCAAGACGCAGGGCCTGGACCTGACCGCATCGCACCGCGGCACGCTGTTCGGCAACCGGCTGACGACCTTCCTGGCGGCGAACTTCTCGAAGACGACGGTGGAAGACATCCACGCGCCGGCTTCGCTGGCCGGCTTCGAAGACGTGCTGCTGTCCGAACGCGAACGCCTGTTCATCGAGCAGGGCGGCCCGCGCCGCAAGGCCACGCTGGGCTTCAGCTACGTGACCGGCCCGCTGGACACGGACTTCAAGATCATCCACTTCGGCCCGCAGACCTTGGGTACCTTCAGCGGCACCGCCGCCGGCGTACCGAACCTGTACTACAAGGCCAAGACCTCGGCCGACCTGTCGCTGAGCTACAGCGTGAACCAGAACATCAAGTTCACGGCTGGCGCCAACAACATCTTCGGCGCCAAGCCGACCGCGCAGAATCCGGACGAAACCGACAACGGCTTCAAGTACGACAGCGTGCAGTTCGGCCTGAACGGCACGTCGTACTTCGCCCGGCTGCATGTGAAGTTCTGA
- a CDS encoding CTP synthase: MTKFVFVTGGVVSSLGKGIAAASLAAILESRGLKVTMLKLDPYINVDPGTMSPMQHGEVFVTDDGAETDLDLGHYERFISTRMRKVNNFTTGQIYESVIRKERRGEYLGKTVQVIPHITNEIQDYIRRGAEGYDIALCEIGGTVGDIESLPFLEAARQLSLRAGRKNCAFVHLTLVPFIASAGELKTKPTQHSVQKLREIGISPNALLCRADRKIPDDERAKISLFSNIEERAVISVWDVDTIYKVPQMLHDQGLDAIICEALDIEPAPADLSVWSKLIYTLEHPKQEVSIGMVGKYVELTESYKSLTEALRHAGIHTESRVNIEYIDSEEIESKGTETLAKYDAILVPGGFGKRGVEGKIRAAQFARENKVPYLGICLGMQVALIEYARHKAGLVNANSTEFEPQTDQPVVALIDEWQNQDGKVEKRDINSDLGGTMRLGAQACAVKPGTLAHDIYGGVVTERHRHRYEANNHYLSRVEEAGLVVAARTPTEDLCEIMELPRTGDNAHPWYMGVQYHPEFKSTPRDGHPLFTSFIKAALAHKAAGQPKGDAA, from the coding sequence ATGACCAAATTTGTCTTCGTCACTGGTGGCGTTGTGTCGTCCCTTGGTAAGGGGATTGCCGCCGCCTCCCTCGCCGCGATTCTCGAATCGCGCGGCCTCAAAGTCACCATGCTCAAGCTGGACCCGTACATCAACGTGGACCCCGGCACGATGAGCCCCATGCAGCACGGTGAAGTCTTCGTTACCGACGATGGCGCCGAAACCGACCTGGACCTCGGCCACTACGAGCGTTTCATCAGCACCCGCATGCGCAAGGTGAACAACTTCACCACCGGGCAGATCTACGAATCCGTGATCCGCAAGGAACGCCGTGGTGAATACCTGGGCAAGACGGTCCAGGTGATCCCGCACATCACCAATGAAATCCAGGATTACATCCGCCGCGGCGCGGAAGGCTACGACATCGCGCTGTGCGAGATCGGCGGCACCGTGGGCGATATCGAATCGCTGCCGTTCCTGGAAGCGGCGCGCCAGCTGAGCCTGCGCGCCGGCCGCAAGAACTGCGCGTTCGTGCACCTCACGCTGGTGCCGTTCATCGCCTCCGCCGGCGAACTGAAGACCAAGCCCACCCAGCACTCGGTGCAGAAGCTGCGCGAGATCGGCATTTCGCCGAACGCGCTGCTGTGCCGTGCCGACCGCAAGATCCCGGATGACGAGCGCGCCAAGATCTCGCTGTTCTCGAACATCGAGGAACGCGCCGTGATCTCCGTGTGGGACGTCGACACCATCTATAAAGTGCCGCAGATGCTGCACGACCAGGGCCTCGACGCGATCATCTGCGAAGCGCTGGACATCGAGCCGGCACCGGCCGACCTGTCCGTGTGGAGCAAGCTGATCTACACGCTCGAGCATCCGAAGCAGGAGGTGTCGATCGGCATGGTCGGCAAGTACGTGGAGCTGACCGAGTCGTACAAGTCGCTCACCGAAGCGCTGCGCCACGCCGGCATCCATACCGAGAGCCGTGTCAACATCGAGTACATCGATTCGGAAGAGATCGAATCGAAGGGCACCGAGACGCTGGCCAAGTACGATGCGATCCTGGTACCGGGCGGCTTCGGCAAGCGCGGCGTGGAAGGCAAGATCCGCGCGGCGCAGTTCGCACGCGAAAACAAGGTGCCGTACCTGGGCATCTGCCTGGGCATGCAGGTGGCGCTGATCGAATACGCGCGCCACAAGGCCGGCCTGGTGAACGCCAACTCCACCGAGTTCGAACCGCAGACCGACCAGCCCGTGGTGGCGCTGATCGACGAGTGGCAGAACCAGGACGGCAAGGTGGAAAAGCGCGACATCAATTCCGACCTGGGCGGCACGATGCGCCTGGGCGCGCAAGCCTGCGCGGTCAAGCCGGGCACGCTGGCGCACGACATCTACGGCGGCGTGGTCACCGAGCGCCATCGCCACCGCTACGAAGCGAACAACCATTACCTGTCGCGCGTGGAAGAAGCGGGCCTGGTGGTGGCGGCGCGCACGCCGACCGAAGACCTGTGCGAGATCATGGAACTGCCGCGCACGGGCGACAACGCGCACCCGTGGTACATGGGCGTGCAGTACCACCCTGAATTCAAGTCGACGCCGCGCGACGGCCACCCGCTGTTCACGTCGTTCATCAAGGCTGCGCTGGCTCACAAGGCGGCGGGCCAACCGAAAGGAGACGCAGCATGA
- a CDS encoding GNAT family N-acetyltransferase, whose translation MDNLTIRPATVADASAIGSLILDLLPYLTVHPQGLGAEKFVANVGIDAQRRYLGQDIFRYHVALQGEHLLGVVAVRDNTHLFHLFIREAHHGKGLGRRLWEVARDDAMARGNPGRFTVNSARRATGLYLRLGFVQAGGPVEHDGIVDVPMRWEKPEDRENAH comes from the coding sequence ATGGACAATTTGACAATACGACCCGCCACCGTTGCCGATGCGTCCGCCATCGGCTCCCTGATCCTGGACCTGCTGCCGTACCTGACCGTGCACCCGCAAGGGCTGGGCGCGGAAAAGTTCGTCGCCAATGTCGGCATCGATGCCCAGCGGCGCTACCTGGGCCAGGACATTTTCCGCTACCACGTCGCGCTGCAGGGCGAGCACCTGCTGGGCGTCGTCGCCGTGCGCGACAATACCCATCTGTTCCACCTGTTCATCCGGGAAGCGCATCACGGCAAGGGATTGGGCCGGCGCCTGTGGGAGGTGGCGCGCGACGACGCCATGGCAAGGGGCAACCCGGGCCGCTTCACGGTCAACTCGGCGCGGCGCGCCACCGGGCTGTACCTGCGCTTGGGCTTCGTGCAGGCGGGCGGGCCGGTCGAGCACGATGGCATCGTCGACGTGCCGATGCGGTGGGAAAAACCGGAGGACAGGGAAAACGCCCACTGA
- the ftsB gene encoding cell division protein FtsB codes for MRLITLVLAALLLLIQYPLWLGKGGWLKVQDLEQQVDAAHAKNEELRRRNAKLDSEVRDLKDGTGAVEERARYELSMIKQNEIYVQILRKGQIPGDGATPAPPPPPEPGKTAR; via the coding sequence ATGCGTCTGATTACCCTCGTCCTGGCGGCGCTGCTGCTGCTGATTCAGTATCCGTTGTGGCTGGGAAAGGGCGGTTGGCTCAAGGTGCAGGACCTCGAACAGCAGGTCGACGCGGCCCACGCGAAGAACGAGGAACTGCGGCGCCGCAACGCCAAGCTCGATTCCGAAGTGCGCGACCTGAAGGACGGCACCGGCGCCGTCGAGGAACGCGCGCGCTACGAGCTGTCGATGATCAAGCAAAACGAAATCTACGTGCAAATCCTGCGCAAGGGCCAGATTCCTGGCGACGGCGCCACGCCGGCCCCACCACCTCCCCCCGAGCCAGGCAAGACGGCACGGTAA
- the eno gene encoding phosphopyruvate hydratase — MSAIVDIIGREIIDSRGNPTVECDVLLESGVMGRAAVPSGASTGSREAIELRDGDPKRYFGKGVLQACENINTEISEAIMGLDANEQAFLDRTLIDLDGTENKSRLGANAMLAVSMAVAKAAAEEAGLPLYRYFGGSGSMQMPVPMMNVINGGAHADNNLDIQEFMIIPVGAPTFKEAIRYGAEVFHTLKKILHKKGLSTAVGDEGGFAPSLANHEDAIKLIIQAIEEAGYEPGTQIAIGLDCAASEFYKDGKYQLEGEGLSLTATEFTNLLSTWCDKYPIISIEDAMHEGDWEGWAILTEALGKKVQLVGDDLFVTNTKILKEGIQKGIANSILIKINQIGTLTETFAAIEMAKRAGYTAVISHRSGETEDSTIADIAVGLNALQIKTGSMSRSDRMAKYNQLLRIEEDLGDIASYPGRDAFYNLK, encoded by the coding sequence ATGAGTGCAATCGTAGATATCATCGGCCGCGAGATCATCGACTCGCGCGGCAATCCAACCGTCGAATGCGACGTGCTGCTGGAGTCGGGCGTGATGGGCCGTGCCGCCGTGCCGTCGGGCGCGTCGACCGGTTCGCGCGAAGCCATCGAGCTGCGTGACGGCGATCCGAAGCGCTACTTCGGCAAGGGCGTGCTGCAGGCCTGCGAGAACATCAACACCGAGATCTCCGAAGCCATCATGGGCCTGGACGCGAACGAGCAGGCCTTCCTGGACCGCACCCTGATCGACCTGGACGGCACCGAGAACAAGTCGCGCCTGGGCGCCAACGCGATGCTGGCCGTGTCGATGGCTGTCGCCAAGGCCGCCGCCGAGGAAGCCGGCCTGCCGCTGTACCGCTACTTCGGCGGTTCGGGCTCGATGCAGATGCCGGTGCCGATGATGAATGTGATCAATGGCGGCGCGCACGCCGACAACAACCTGGACATCCAGGAATTCATGATCATCCCGGTCGGTGCACCGACCTTCAAGGAAGCGATCCGTTACGGCGCCGAAGTGTTCCACACGCTGAAGAAGATCCTGCACAAGAAGGGCCTGAGCACGGCCGTGGGCGACGAAGGCGGCTTCGCACCGTCGCTGGCGAACCATGAAGATGCCATCAAGCTGATCATCCAGGCCATCGAGGAAGCCGGCTACGAGCCGGGCACGCAGATCGCCATCGGCCTGGACTGCGCCGCCTCCGAGTTCTACAAGGACGGCAAGTACCAGCTGGAAGGCGAAGGCCTGTCGCTGACGGCCACCGAGTTCACCAACCTGCTGTCGACCTGGTGCGACAAGTACCCGATCATCTCGATCGAGGACGCCATGCACGAAGGCGACTGGGAAGGCTGGGCGATCCTGACCGAAGCGCTGGGCAAGAAGGTGCAGCTGGTGGGCGACGACCTGTTCGTCACCAACACCAAGATCCTGAAGGAAGGCATCCAGAAAGGCATCGCCAACTCGATCCTCATCAAGATCAACCAGATCGGCACGCTGACCGAAACGTTCGCCGCCATCGAGATGGCCAAGCGCGCCGGCTACACCGCCGTGATCTCGCACCGCTCGGGCGAAACGGAAGATTCGACGATCGCCGACATCGCCGTGGGCCTGAACGCGCTGCAGATCAAGACCGGCTCCATGTCCCGCTCGGACCGCATGGCCAAGTACAACCAGCTGCTGCGCATCGAGGAAGACCTGGGCGACATCGCTTCCTATCCGGGCCGCGACGCGTTCTACAACCTGAAGTAA
- the kdsA gene encoding 3-deoxy-8-phosphooctulonate synthase: MKLCGFEIGLDQPFFLIAGTCVIESRQMAFDVAGAMKEMTAELGIPYIYKSSFDKANRSSGTSYRGPGMEKGLEILGDVKRELGVPVLTDVHSIEEIEIVSSVVDVLQTPAFLCRQTDFINACAQSGLPVNIKKGQFLAPHDMKNVIDKARAAARAKGLNEDNFMACERGASFGYNNLVSDMRSLAIMRETGAPVVFDATHSVQLPGGNGTSSGGMRDMVPVLSRAAVAVGVAGLFMETHPTPATALSDGPNAVPLGRMKELLSTLIELDRITKKSGFLENSFE; this comes from the coding sequence ATGAAGCTTTGTGGCTTCGAGATCGGCCTCGACCAGCCGTTCTTCCTGATCGCCGGCACCTGCGTGATCGAATCGCGCCAGATGGCGTTCGACGTCGCCGGCGCGATGAAGGAAATGACCGCCGAACTGGGCATCCCCTATATCTATAAATCGTCGTTCGACAAGGCCAACCGTTCCTCGGGCACCTCGTACCGCGGGCCGGGCATGGAAAAGGGCCTGGAGATCCTGGGCGACGTGAAGCGCGAGCTGGGCGTGCCGGTGCTCACCGACGTGCACTCGATCGAGGAAATCGAGATCGTGTCGTCCGTGGTGGACGTGCTGCAGACGCCGGCCTTCCTGTGCCGCCAGACCGATTTCATCAATGCCTGCGCGCAGTCCGGCCTGCCGGTGAACATCAAGAAGGGCCAGTTCCTGGCGCCGCACGACATGAAGAACGTGATCGACAAGGCCCGTGCCGCCGCGAGGGCGAAGGGCCTGAACGAAGACAACTTCATGGCCTGCGAGCGGGGCGCTTCGTTCGGCTACAACAACCTGGTGTCCGACATGCGCTCGCTGGCGATCATGCGCGAAACCGGCGCGCCGGTGGTGTTCGATGCCACGCACTCGGTGCAGCTGCCGGGCGGTAACGGCACCTCGTCGGGCGGCATGCGCGACATGGTGCCCGTGCTGTCGCGCGCGGCCGTCGCCGTGGGCGTGGCCGGCCTGTTCATGGAAACGCACCCCACGCCGGCCACCGCGCTGTCGGACGGTCCGAACGCCGTGCCGCTGGGCCGCATGAAGGAACTGCTGTCCACGCTGATCGAACTCGATCGCATCACCAAGAAGTCGGGCTTCCTCGAAAACAGCTTCGAGTAA
- a CDS encoding error-prone DNA polymerase has product MSAATPPFSLPPYAELFCMTNFSFLQGASHAEELVARAMQLDYTALAITDECSLAGVVRAHGEAKASKWHGEDHQRLLIGSWFRLTRPDGGEALSLLAIAKNRNGYGNLSEMITLGRTRAAKGEYLLQPDDFAAPPPERAHLRGMPDCLLVLLPTYPVWEAADVDRLHAQAAWMAATFGGRAWLGLTLLQRAFDEGHRQSIEEVAAQHKLPVVAAGQVCMHVRSRKPLHDTLSAIRLGKPVAECGYALAQNAEQHLRSRVRLANVYPREALAETVRVAAQCTFSLDELRYEYPSELIPAGHTPASYLRQETYAGALVRYPDGIPAKVQRQVEEELELVAELKYEYFFLTVYDIVRFARQQEILCQGRGSAANSAVCYCLGITEVNPAESTLLMGRFISRERDEPPDIDVDFEHQRREEVIQYIYAKYGRHRAALAATVICYRPKSALRDAGKALGVDLAIVEKVAKSHHWFDSKHELLNRFAECGLDPETPLANQWASLAQKMLGFPRHLSQHVGGFVIAQDKLSRLVPIENATMKDRSVIQWDKDDLEELGLLKVDVLALGMLSALRRALNLVSVRRGEEFRMQDVPRDDAATYDMMCEADTVGVFQIESRAQMTMLPRLRPRRFYDLVIEVALVRPGPIQGGMVHPYLQRRLDPTLIDYPEGLKPALERTLGVPIFQEQVMQVAMIAAGFSQGEADQLRRAMAAWKRKGGMDKYRGRIIEGMTAKGYDIEFAHRICEQIQGFGEYGFPESHAASFALLTYVSSWIKCHEPAAFLCALLNSQPMGFYGPSQLVQDARRHGVEVRPVDITVSGWDSALEEKDDGGQPAVHDGRAHGEQPSVHDGRAHGEQPAVHDGRAHGEQPAVHDGKVHGEQPAVRLGMSLLRGMRLEAAERIEQTRALRPFADVADLARRAQLDRHDLQVLAGANALASLAGNRRQALWEAVGAVPDKDLLRPTQPVEETPLLRAPSEGDDIVGDYRSHGLTLGRHPLALLRPQLLQKRFLPADVLNTFADGQLARGAGIVTVRQRPGTAKGVLFITIEDETGNVNVIVWPDLVDRFRREVLGASLLGVYGVWQQEGIVRHLVAKRLVDLSPMLGSLPTSSRDFC; this is encoded by the coding sequence ATGTCCGCCGCCACGCCACCCTTCAGCCTGCCGCCTTATGCGGAGCTGTTCTGCATGACGAATTTTTCCTTCCTGCAGGGCGCTTCGCATGCCGAGGAACTGGTGGCCCGCGCCATGCAGCTCGACTACACGGCGCTGGCCATCACCGACGAGTGCTCGCTGGCCGGCGTGGTGCGGGCACATGGCGAGGCCAAGGCGTCGAAGTGGCATGGCGAGGATCACCAGCGCCTGCTGATCGGCAGCTGGTTCCGGCTGACCAGGCCGGATGGCGGCGAAGCCCTGTCGCTGCTCGCCATCGCGAAGAACCGCAACGGCTACGGCAACCTGTCGGAAATGATCACGCTGGGCCGCACCCGCGCCGCCAAGGGCGAATACCTGCTGCAGCCCGATGATTTCGCGGCACCGCCGCCCGAGCGCGCGCACTTGCGCGGCATGCCCGATTGCCTGCTGGTGCTGCTGCCCACGTATCCCGTGTGGGAAGCGGCGGACGTGGACCGGCTGCATGCGCAGGCGGCGTGGATGGCCGCCACCTTCGGCGGGCGCGCCTGGCTCGGCCTCACGCTGCTGCAGCGCGCCTTCGACGAAGGCCACCGGCAAAGCATCGAGGAAGTGGCGGCCCAGCACAAGCTGCCGGTCGTGGCGGCGGGGCAGGTCTGCATGCACGTGCGCTCGCGCAAGCCGCTGCACGACACGCTGTCGGCGATCCGACTCGGCAAGCCGGTGGCCGAATGCGGCTACGCGCTGGCGCAGAACGCCGAGCAGCACCTGCGCTCGCGCGTGCGGCTCGCCAATGTCTACCCGCGCGAGGCGCTGGCGGAAACCGTGCGCGTCGCCGCGCAGTGCACGTTCTCGCTGGACGAGCTGCGCTACGAATACCCGAGCGAGCTGATACCGGCGGGGCACACGCCGGCCTCCTACCTGCGGCAGGAAACCTATGCGGGCGCGCTGGTGCGCTACCCCGACGGCATTCCCGCCAAGGTGCAGCGGCAGGTCGAGGAAGAACTGGAACTGGTCGCCGAACTGAAGTACGAATACTTCTTCCTCACCGTATACGACATCGTGCGCTTCGCCCGCCAGCAGGAAATCCTGTGCCAGGGCCGCGGTTCGGCGGCCAACTCCGCCGTATGCTACTGCCTCGGCATCACCGAGGTCAATCCGGCCGAGAGCACGCTGCTGATGGGGCGCTTCATTTCGCGCGAGCGCGACGAACCACCCGACATCGACGTCGACTTCGAGCACCAGCGGCGCGAGGAAGTGATCCAGTACATCTACGCGAAATACGGACGCCACCGCGCCGCGCTGGCCGCCACCGTGATCTGCTACCGGCCGAAAAGCGCGCTGCGCGATGCCGGCAAGGCGCTCGGCGTGGACCTGGCCATCGTGGAAAAAGTGGCCAAGTCGCACCACTGGTTCGACAGCAAGCACGAGCTGCTGAACCGCTTCGCCGAATGCGGGCTCGATCCGGAAACCCCGCTGGCCAACCAGTGGGCCAGCCTGGCGCAGAAGATGCTGGGCTTTCCGCGCCACCTGTCGCAGCACGTGGGCGGCTTCGTCATCGCCCAGGACAAGCTGTCGCGCCTGGTGCCGATCGAGAACGCCACGATGAAGGACCGCAGCGTGATCCAGTGGGACAAGGACGACCTGGAAGAACTGGGCCTGCTGAAGGTGGATGTGCTGGCGCTGGGTATGCTGTCGGCCCTGCGGCGCGCGCTGAACCTGGTCAGCGTGCGCCGCGGCGAGGAGTTTCGCATGCAGGACGTGCCGCGCGACGATGCCGCCACCTACGACATGATGTGCGAAGCCGATACGGTGGGCGTGTTCCAGATCGAGTCGCGCGCGCAGATGACGATGCTGCCGCGGCTGCGCCCGCGCCGCTTCTACGACCTGGTGATCGAGGTGGCGCTGGTGCGGCCCGGCCCGATCCAGGGCGGCATGGTGCACCCCTACCTGCAGCGCCGCCTCGACCCCACGCTGATCGATTACCCGGAAGGCCTGAAGCCGGCGCTGGAGCGCACGCTGGGCGTGCCGATCTTCCAGGAGCAGGTGATGCAGGTGGCCATGATCGCCGCCGGCTTCTCGCAGGGCGAGGCGGACCAGCTGCGCCGCGCGATGGCGGCCTGGAAGCGCAAGGGCGGCATGGACAAATATCGGGGCCGCATCATCGAAGGCATGACGGCAAAGGGCTACGATATCGAGTTCGCGCACCGCATCTGCGAACAGATCCAGGGCTTCGGCGAATACGGCTTTCCCGAATCGCACGCGGCCAGCTTTGCCTTGCTGACCTACGTGAGCTCGTGGATCAAGTGCCACGAGCCGGCCGCGTTCCTGTGCGCGCTGCTGAACAGCCAGCCGATGGGGTTCTACGGGCCGTCCCAGCTGGTGCAGGATGCCAGGCGGCATGGCGTGGAAGTGCGCCCCGTCGACATCACGGTGAGCGGCTGGGATTCGGCGCTGGAAGAAAAGGACGATGGTGGCCAGCCGGCGGTCCATGATGGGAGAGCGCACGGCGAGCAGCCTTCCGTGCATGATGGGAGGGCGCACGGCGAGCAGCCTGCCGTGCATGATGGGAGAGCGCACGGCGAGCAGCCTGCCGTGCATGATGGGAAGGTGCACGGCGAACAGCCTGCCGTGCGGTTAGGCATGTCGCTGCTGCGCGGCATGCGGCTCGAGGCGGCGGAGCGGATCGAGCAGACCCGCGCGCTGCGGCCGTTCGCCGACGTGGCCGACCTGGCACGCCGCGCGCAGCTGGACCGCCACGACCTGCAGGTGCTGGCCGGCGCCAATGCGCTGGCCAGCCTGGCCGGCAACCGCCGCCAGGCGTTGTGGGAAGCGGTGGGCGCGGTGCCGGACAAGGACTTGCTGCGCCCCACCCAGCCGGTCGAGGAAACCCCGCTCCTGCGCGCGCCCAGCGAAGGCGACGACATCGTCGGCGACTACCGTTCGCATGGGTTGACGCTGGGCCGGCATCCGCTGGCGCTGCTGCGCCCGCAACTGCTGCAGAAGCGCTTCCTGCCGGCCGACGTGCTGAACACCTTCGCCGACGGCCAGCTGGCGCGCGGCGCCGGCATCGTCACCGTGCGCCAGCGGCCCGGCACCGCGAAGGGCGTGCTGTTCATCACGATCGAAGATGAAACGGGCAATGTCAACGTGATCGTCTGGCCCGACCTGGTCGACCGGTTCCGGCGCGAGGTACTGGGCGCCTCGCTGCTGGGCGTGTATGGTGTATGGCAGCAGGAAGGCATCGTGCGGCACCTGGTCGCCAAGCGGCTGGTCGACCTGTCGCCGATGCTGGGCAGCCTGCCTACCTCGAGCCGGGATTTTTGCTGA
- a CDS encoding PRC-barrel domain-containing protein, with translation MSFERDGYGNYVDQGHQGPGPRLMGADTLIGDHVHNMQDEHLGTVKEIMLDMQSGQVAYVVMASGGVLTIGEKLFAIPWEALALDTANHQLRLNIDKERIENAPGFDKDRWPDMANRAWADEIHSYYGTSGGTSRAATSSTSSAGSTSSPLGHDSGRVL, from the coding sequence ATGAGTTTCGAACGCGATGGATACGGCAACTATGTCGACCAGGGGCACCAGGGCCCGGGACCGCGCCTGATGGGCGCCGATACGCTGATCGGCGACCACGTGCACAACATGCAGGACGAGCACCTGGGCACCGTGAAGGAAATCATGCTCGACATGCAGAGCGGCCAGGTGGCCTACGTGGTGATGGCATCGGGCGGCGTGCTGACGATCGGCGAAAAGCTGTTCGCGATCCCGTGGGAAGCGCTGGCGCTGGATACGGCCAATCACCAGTTGCGCCTGAACATCGACAAGGAGCGCATCGAGAACGCCCCCGGCTTCGACAAGGACCGCTGGCCCGACATGGCCAACCGTGCGTGGGCCGATGAAATACACAGTTATTATGGCACCAGCGGCGGCACCAGCCGTGCCGCGACCAGTTCCACGAGTTCTGCAGGTTCCACCAGTTCGCCGCTCGGGCACGATTCGGGCCGCGTATTGTGA